The region GCGCCCCCGGTGACCAGGATCTCCATCATGCCCGCCGGGCGAGGCCTAAGCGCTCGCCGCCATAGCGCGAGGCCTCGATGGCGCGCCACCAGGGTTCGTTCTCCAGGTACCAGGCGACGGTCGCGGCCATGCCGGTCTCGAAGCTCTCGCGCGGTTCCCAGCCCAGTTCGCGGCGGATCTTGGCGGCGTCGATGGCATAGCGCTGGTCGTGGCCCGGCCGGTCGGTGACGAAGCCGATCTGCGCGGCATGAGGCTTGCCGTCGGCGCGCGGGCGCAGCCCGTCCAGGGCGGCGCAGATCGTCTCCACCACGGTCAGGTTGGTGCGTTCGGCATTGCCGCCGACATTGTAGGTCTCGCCCACCCGGCCCTTGTCGAACACGGTGCACAGGGCGCGGACATGGTCATCGACATAGAGCCAGTCGCGGACATTGTCGCCCTTGCCGTAAACGGGCAGCTTCTCGCCCGCCAGGCCCTTGATGATCATCAGGGGGATCAGCTTCTCGGGGAACTGGTGGGGGCCGTAATTGTTCGAGCAGTTGGTGAGCACCACCGGCAGGCCGTAGGTGTGGTGCCAGGCCATCACCAGGTGGTCCGACGCGGCCTTGGAGGCCGAATAGGGCGAGCGCGGCGAATAGGGGGTTTCCTCGGTGAAGAAGCCGGTCTCGCCCAGGGAGCCGAAGACCTCGTCGGTCGAGACGTGGTGGAAGCGGAAGGCGGCCTTGCGCTCGGCATCCAGCGTCCGCCAATAGGCCAGGGTCGCCTCGAGCAGGCTGTAGGTGCCGACCACATTGGTCTCGACGAAGGCGCCGGGGCCTTCGATCGAGCGGTCGACATGGCTTTCCGCCGCCAGGTGGATGACCACGTCGGGGGCGAACTGGGCCAGCAGGCCGGCGAGCAGTGCGCGGTCGCCGATGTCGCCCTGGACGAAGCGATAGCGCGGATTGCCCTCGACGCCGTGCAGCGAGGTCAAGGTGCCGGCATAGGTCAGCTTGTCGAGGTTGAGCACCTGATCATGGGCCCGCTCGGCGATGATGTGGCGCACGAGGCCTGAGCCGATGAAGCCGGCGCCGCCGGTAACCAGGATCTTCATGCTGTCTCCAGGGCAAGGGGCACGCCGTCATAGGCGAAGGGGCTGTCGAAATCGGCCAGCAGCGGCAGGGCCGCGTCCTTGTCCGAGAGGGTGGCGCCGCCTGGCGGCAGCGGCCAGTCGATGGCGATGGTGGGATCGTTCCAGCGGATGCCGCCGTCGTTGGCCGGGGCATAGAGGCCGCTGACCTTGTAGACCACCTCGCAATCGGGCGTCAGGGTCAGGAAGGCATGGGCGAAGCCGACCGGCACGAAGAGCTGGTCGCCGTTCTCGGCCGAGAGTTCGGCGCCCACCCATTTGCCATAGGTCGGCGAGCCGCGGCGGACGTCGACGGCCACATCCAGGATGCGGCCGCGGGTGCAGCGCACCAGTTTGGCCTGGGCGTGGGGCGGGGTCTGGAAGTGCAGGCCGCGCAGGGTGCCCTGGGCGGCCGAGAAGGAATGATTGTCCTGGACGAAGCTCTCGGCGATGCCCAGCCCCGAGAACCTAGCCGCGTT is a window of Oleomonas cavernae DNA encoding:
- the rfbC gene encoding dTDP-4-dehydrorhamnose 3,5-epimerase, with protein sequence MSKVLLLKTRRFGDSRGWFAETYNAARFSGLGIAESFVQDNHSFSAAQGTLRGLHFQTPPHAQAKLVRCTRGRILDVAVDVRRGSPTYGKWVGAELSAENGDQLFVPVGFAHAFLTLTPDCEVVYKVSGLYAPANDGGIRWNDPTIAIDWPLPPGGATLSDKDAALPLLADFDSPFAYDGVPLALETA
- the rfbB gene encoding dTDP-glucose 4,6-dehydratase; translation: MKILVTGGAGFIGSGLVRHIIAERAHDQVLNLDKLTYAGTLTSLHGVEGNPRYRFVQGDIGDRALLAGLLAQFAPDVVIHLAAESHVDRSIEGPGAFVETNVVGTYSLLEATLAYWRTLDAERKAAFRFHHVSTDEVFGSLGETGFFTEETPYSPRSPYSASKAASDHLVMAWHHTYGLPVVLTNCSNNYGPHQFPEKLIPLMIIKGLAGEKLPVYGKGDNVRDWLYVDDHVRALCTVFDKGRVGETYNVGGNAERTNLTVVETICAALDGLRPRADGKPHAAQIGFVTDRPGHDQRYAIDAAKIRRELGWEPRESFETGMAATVAWYLENEPWWRAIEASRYGGERLGLARRA